CGCTAAGGCTAAGGAGATTTGCCCAGATTGATTTCTAATAAAACACCCACCTTATTCTAAAGCTAATTTATAGCTCAATAGGATTGAATCTAAATACATCCCGCATAACACATGCGGGATGTATCCTTTTATAAAAGACAAGTTTTTCCACTTGGGACGTTACAAAAAAGCCCATCACTAGTATTTGACCATAAACTGTCGAATATGAATAAAATACTAGTAGCTCTCTTATACCTTACAAGCCAATTTGCGTTCTCACAGTCGCCAGCCGAAACTATTCCAGATACACTTGATCTAGAAATAGAAACTACTGAAGAAGAGTTGGAAGAATCTTCTTGGGAATTTCTTTTCACCCTTGGTCTGAACGTAAGTCACGCGATGGAGCGAAACAACCCAAGCGGCACAGACAATAAAGGTTTTGCCACCAATAATTCCTTGGATATAGGCGTCAATTACATCAAAGAAAATGCAAGATTTAATATGACCAACGATTTCCATTATACTATAGGACTTCTGAAAGATGGGGGAAACAGTAATTTGCCGCTAAAGCGAACCTCAGATGACTTAAGCTCATTTCATGACTTCTCCATATCATCAAAGAAAAATCAAAAATGGAATGTAAACCTCATAGCCAAAATATTTACCTCCGCTTTAAAAGTATATGATGGCGACTTCCTAAAAGACGAATATCAAACTGGTCAAATTCAAGGGTTCTTTAACCCTTATGACATCTCCTTTTCTCCTGGCATTAAATTTCAACCAGATGATTATCTCAGGATTTCACTCTCTCCATATTCTGTTAACCTATACGGCCTGACTAATCAAAGCATTGCCAATACAGGCTTTTATACCGACTCTTTAAAAAGCAATGGAGATTATATCAAGAAAGTAACAAGCCCTTTAGGTGCAGAGGTCAATGTATGGTATGACAGAAGTTTTAAAGAGTGGCTTGAATTACAATATAGAGTTGGAGTGTCGTCAAATTACTTTACAAACATTGCCAAAAATGGGCTATTGGATGGCCTTTTTATAACTAAAGTCAAACTATTCTCTGATGTCTATTTAATGCACAGAGCCACCTTGCAGGTCGATTTCACAAACAAGCCGCTGAAACCACACTATCAGCGGACCATTTTACTAAGTTTTTCTAAAAGTTTTTGAGACTGGAGGTTACAGAAACTGTACGCACAAGTATTACCTATTAAACAAAGCAGATAACCGAAACGGCTTAAAGGGAGTAGGGCTAAAACATAAAAGACAAAAAAATGAAAAGTACATTATTAACAATCGCATTCTTATTTACAGCACTAATTGGTTTTTCTCAAGAAAAAGCAAATTATAATACTACTAGAACTAACAAAGTCAACGGTATTGTGGCTAAAGGAGATGATAAAATCATTCTTAATATCGACACTAATAATGGTAGAGCTTCGGAAGCAAGGATTAAGAGCTCTATTGAATCCCAAATAAAAAGACAGAAAGTTGATTTATCTTCAGAAGACATAAGTCAAATTACGGAGTACATTACGAAGGTTTCCTCTGCTGTAAATTCAGAAGGGGATAATGTCCAAAAATTAAAAATTAGAATTGAACTAAGATTTAAGAAATTTACAATTATCATAACCATAGGTTAATTCTAAACTAAAATAGAGCCCACCATATAATCTGGTGGGCTTTTCGTATTATTACCAAGAAACCTCATTTTTTTAATTATCAAAAGGTTACAAAAACCACCCTTAGAAGTATAAACCCCTAACAAACCAATATTTTAAAATGAAATCAATAAAACTATTATTTCTCATCATTACAGCCGCTCTTGCCTTTCAAGCTTGCAGGGTTAACAAGCCCATTACTTCTGAAATGAAGTTGACAGAAGTTTATGTAGAGTCTGGAAACATCAATCCTTCTACCTTAAACTTTTCTTCCAATGGTCACTTTAATTCTAGCCATTCGGTTATTGGACTAATTGATAGTACGGCAGATTGTGTAAATAGCAATGGATACATGGCTAAAGATAATTATGTCTATGTTTTTGAAGGGGGTGCCATCCCAAATAAAATAATCAAAATGGGTCCTTTTTTGAGGTACTTGTTCTTCAAAAAAGCCAGATGGACAAACAATTACAATTATAACCTCCCTTTTGATGCCGAAATATGTAAGGACGAACCAAATAAGCATTACTATTTCAGATTGGCAGGCAATACTTTACGACAAGAAGCTACTATAAGAGGTGAAAAAGTATATAGATTTAAAGAAGATATTGTGGAAGAGAATTATACTGAAATTCTAAATACAATGAAATTCCTTAAAGACAGAAAAAGTCCTATTAATTATCACAGTTTATTGCGTCTAAATCCTTCTGTTTTTAAAATGGAGAGTACTAGACCCGGACTTATTGTTAATACTGATTCAGGAACTATAGATTTAAGTAACAGTTCAGAAACGCCTTTAGGAAGTGTTGACAAAATCCTTTTCAAATCAAATAATCCTAGAATCAAATCTTTCAGGTTTAGAACTATTTATAAACAACTAAACCCTCAAATACAAAATAGATATTTTGACCAAAATGGTGATGTTATAGATTTCTCCGCTTGGCTAAGTTATTTACAAGGGAATGTTTTCCTCAAATATAATGAGAAAACAGTAAAGGGTTATACCTGTTTAAAATGTTCCCACAATAACCCTTCTATCAGAGGTGAAGACAGTAATCCACCTCCAGGAATGATGCCTTAATGAAGATTTATCTAATCATATTATCCCTTGCCCTGAGTTTCGCTTTAGAAGCTCAGGACTTGGTGTTTTCTACTCATAGTAATTACCCATCTAAAATAATCGACTCTTTAAACAATGGTCGTATTGAGCCATATCAAGCTAGGGCAAAACTAATATCCTATCAAAGCTGGGCTAAGAGAAAAGGCAAAGTTTCTGAAGCTATTGATAATTATTACTACCTGCCATGGACTTTTTATGCAGAGGCGAATTATAATGAGGTTATTAAAACATATCAAAAAGGCATTAAGGAAGCTTTAGAGTTCACAAGCACGCCTATTGATACTATTCGGTTTAAGCTACTTTCTGATTTGGGTTCTCTTTATTTAGTTGAGAACAATTTAGTTGAAAACCTTTCAATGGCTTATCAGTTATATAAGTCAAATATTGAAATTGAAAAAAGTGTACCAACAAATCTACTGAGCCTCTTAAATAATTATGCCTATTACCACCAATTAAATGGCGATTGGGAACAAAGTGTCATTTATTTAAAAGAAGCTCAAAGAATAGGAAAAACATACCTTAAAGACCCAGAATTACTTTCATATGTTTATCGAAATTTAGGCCGAGCTTACTATTTTCTAAACCAGAAAACCGAAACAGAAAAATATTACTTGCTAGCGGTTCAAACATCAAAAGAAGCCCTAAACAAGGCCAAAGGACTTTATGATTTAGGAATATTATATCAGGAGACTAATAGGCCAGTAAAAGCAGAAACAAGTTTTCATAACTCCATAAGTACCATTACTCATTCAGGGTTTGCTAAAAAGCCTCTTGGCCAAATAGTAGTCCAAAGAAACCAACTCGGTCTTGCCAAATCATCAATTTCAAGAGGTGATTACAATTCTGCGTTGAAAAAAGTCTTATTAGTAAAACAAAATCCAATTAGCATATTAGAACAACTGGATGCAATTCTAATTCAATTAGAAATTCCAAATCACAATCTGGACACATTGTATGAAGCTGGCCTAGTTTTAAGCAATACTAATTTGACTAATTATACCAGTATATCTCCAAATCACACAACCGCTTTTCTTTATAAAAAAGCAGAAAAAACTAAAGCAATTTCCGACTACCAGAATTTAGTTAACTGGCTTTCTCACGTACGTCAAAACAATATAGGTTCTCAAGCAAAATTTAGAGTTTCAGCAGAGGTTCATGATTTAACTTCGGAGGTTTTAAAATATGCTAATTCCCAAAATGCTTTTGAGTTTTTGGAATTAACTAAAGCAGCAGAACTTTTAGAAATAAATAGACGAATAAATATAAAGGAACCTTTTGTGAAAGAATTGGCACATTTAGACAGAAAAATAAGTTCTCTTTCCATTAAGGCTACAGAATACGGATTGGATTCAACTCTCTCCCTAAAAATAAGACAGGCACAAATAGAACAAAGTATTTTAAGTCAAAAAATAAAAAAAGAAAACCCCACATACTATCAGGAAAACTATTTCTGGAAACCAGCTGAAACAGAGGAAATCCAAAAAAAACTTAAACCAAAAGAGCTCTTAATTTCCTATTTCATGGATGAAACTGATATCTACATTTATGTTATAAAGAATAATAAAAAGGGAATCATAAAACTTCAAAAAGATACCGAATTTGACAACAGACTTTTAAGCTTTATTAATAATATAAGTTTAAACCCTGGCTTGGGAGTTTATAACTCCGATTCAGAAGCTCAATTCTTTTATAGCAAGTTGATTGAACCTATATCTGATTACTTAAAGGGCGTTGAGGATTTAACAATCATTAGAGATGGACTCTTAAATATACTTCCCTATGAAGTTTTAGCGTACGCTACAGATAGCTATTTATTAGAAAAATATTCCATCACTTATAACTACTCATCCACTTTGGCTTTAGAGCAAAGAGTAAAAAAACACTTAAGTGATTTGACAAATATTCTTGCTTTCGCCCCATATACAAATCAAGGCTGGACCTCAAGCTTATTTAGAAATAAAAGCTTGGGCCAATTGCCTTTTTCGGACAGCGAGGTAAACCAAATTGACGGAACAGTTTACAAAAACGAAAATGCCACAAAAATCAAATTCTTAGAAAACTACCAAAAGCATGGCATAATCCATTTTGCCACCCATGCTCAAATGGACGACACCGACCCTTCCAAATCCTTTATAGCTTTCTTTCCAGATAGTTCCGACTATAAACTTTATACCGAAGAACTCTATAATTTATCGCTTAAAAACACGCAATTGGTGGTGTTATCTGCCTGTGAAGCTGGCGGCGGAAAACTTCAAAAAGGCGAAGGTTTAATGTCGCTTGCCAGAGGATTTGCTTACGCTGGATGCCCTGCAGTAATCACCACCTTGTGGAAAGCAAACGACCAGAGCACCGCTTGGCTTTCTGAAAGGCTACACCATTACCTGAGTAAAGGTTGGAACAAAGCAAAAGCATTACGTCAGGCGAAATTAGACTTTAGGGCATCCGACATTGGTCAAGAATTTGACCATCCTTACTATTGGGCTAACTTTATTTTAATAGGCAGTGATGAACCATTAGAAAAGACATTTTGGCAGCTTTACAAATGGTGGCTAATTGGAAGTATGTTTATAGTCCTAATACTAATTGGGGCCTGGAGAATTAAGAAAACCTAAAACAAAAGCCTTACTTTCATTTTTAACCTTTCCATGATTGAAATTGGATATTTAAACGGCTCCTTAGCTTGCAGTTCATCAAAAAGTAATGACGCTTTTTCTTCATCAACCTCTGATAAAGCTACTACCTCATACCATCGAGCTGCATCTTGATAATATGTTCTCAAATCAGTATTAGATTTCAGCTCAGAAAAAGCATTTGCCGCCTCTTTAAAATCGCCCTCCCCTAAAAAATCCTGAGCTTTTATATATTTTTGATACACTTCATTTTCTCCTACAGATGAATCTGTTGCTCCCCTTTCTTCTAAAACAAGTTGATTTGGCAACTCAAAAGAGGCATTTCCAAGATAGATAGTAAACACAAGACAAGCCGCCGCTAAAGCACTTACCACCTTAATATAAACGCGATTTGGAGTAAAGTTAACTACCTTCTCGTCGCTCCACTCGGTCATCTTACTTTGGTGAATTCCTATTATCTTATCACGTAGAGCTTGACGCTGAAAACCCTCATAAACTACCGTCATAGACGCCAAAGCTTCTGAAAGTTCCGGCTCATTTTTAAGACGAACCTCTAACTCTTTATCTTCCTTGCCTGATTTAAGATAGGCTTCTAATATTTCTAAATCTTGTTCTGACATTTCAACGAAATCTGGTATCTGTAATTACTTGCATCAGTTTTTTTAAGCATTTGCTTTTTGCGTTTCTAAGTACTTGTTCGTTATCATAAACGCCTTCAGCTACAAGTTCAGCTCCAAGTTCTTTTATAGTATATCCGAGTCCGAAGACAGAATGTAATATCCTTTTGCAATTTTTTCCTATTTTCTCAAAAATTTGAAGATAATTGTCCCACGTTTCTTTATCTGATAATAATTGATACACATCAGGTTCTACTTGGTCTTGGTCAAAATAAGTATGCTGACGATTTAATCTAGCAGACTCCGAACTCAATTGTTTAAACCATAAATTCTTTAAGATGCTTTTTAGGTAAGAATTCAAGGCAACCCCTTCCTTAAAAGAATATTTTCCATTCCTGACATTATTAACTAGAGCCTCTATTCCTTCCCAAATAATATCTTCTGGTTCTTTGGCATTCTCCTGATTATTGAATTTTCTGAGAAAGCCTAGAAGCAACATCTTATTCTGTTCATAGAGCTGTTCAATAGCTCTATTCTCAGCAAGGCCACCTGCCTTAATACCTTCAATTATATCTTTATCAGTCAAAATTCTTAGCCATTTATTACAAGAAGTGGTCAGTCTCTTTCATCCAAATAAACAAAATTAAGGCTAGAACTTTATTAAACGCTAATAAAAACTCCATGCCAAGATTACATAATACCTTCCCAACCGTATATACATAACAAACAAGTGCTTATTCTAACTCGAATTACTCTTTAAATAATTATCAAATAGAAAGACTATTTATCTCAACTTTCTAGTTTAATCTGAAAAGATAAAAGTCACTTATTCTATTTATTTCGGTCTCTTATATTCTAATTTCAATTTATTGGATGCTCTTAATTAAAAATTTATACAAACTTTGAATTAAAAAC
This sequence is a window from Arcticibacterium luteifluviistationis. Protein-coding genes within it:
- a CDS encoding RNA polymerase sigma factor — translated: MTDKDIIEGIKAGGLAENRAIEQLYEQNKMLLLGFLRKFNNQENAKEPEDIIWEGIEALVNNVRNGKYSFKEGVALNSYLKSILKNLWFKQLSSESARLNRQHTYFDQDQVEPDVYQLLSDKETWDNYLQIFEKIGKNCKRILHSVFGLGYTIKELGAELVAEGVYDNEQVLRNAKSKCLKKLMQVITDTRFR
- a CDS encoding CHAT domain-containing protein yields the protein MKIYLIILSLALSFALEAQDLVFSTHSNYPSKIIDSLNNGRIEPYQARAKLISYQSWAKRKGKVSEAIDNYYYLPWTFYAEANYNEVIKTYQKGIKEALEFTSTPIDTIRFKLLSDLGSLYLVENNLVENLSMAYQLYKSNIEIEKSVPTNLLSLLNNYAYYHQLNGDWEQSVIYLKEAQRIGKTYLKDPELLSYVYRNLGRAYYFLNQKTETEKYYLLAVQTSKEALNKAKGLYDLGILYQETNRPVKAETSFHNSISTITHSGFAKKPLGQIVVQRNQLGLAKSSISRGDYNSALKKVLLVKQNPISILEQLDAILIQLEIPNHNLDTLYEAGLVLSNTNLTNYTSISPNHTTAFLYKKAEKTKAISDYQNLVNWLSHVRQNNIGSQAKFRVSAEVHDLTSEVLKYANSQNAFEFLELTKAAELLEINRRINIKEPFVKELAHLDRKISSLSIKATEYGLDSTLSLKIRQAQIEQSILSQKIKKENPTYYQENYFWKPAETEEIQKKLKPKELLISYFMDETDIYIYVIKNNKKGIIKLQKDTEFDNRLLSFINNISLNPGLGVYNSDSEAQFFYSKLIEPISDYLKGVEDLTIIRDGLLNILPYEVLAYATDSYLLEKYSITYNYSSTLALEQRVKKHLSDLTNILAFAPYTNQGWTSSLFRNKSLGQLPFSDSEVNQIDGTVYKNENATKIKFLENYQKHGIIHFATHAQMDDTDPSKSFIAFFPDSSDYKLYTEELYNLSLKNTQLVVLSACEAGGGKLQKGEGLMSLARGFAYAGCPAVITTLWKANDQSTAWLSERLHHYLSKGWNKAKALRQAKLDFRASDIGQEFDHPYYWANFILIGSDEPLEKTFWQLYKWWLIGSMFIVLILIGAWRIKKT